One Glycine max cultivar Williams 82 chromosome 6, Glycine_max_v4.0, whole genome shotgun sequence DNA segment encodes these proteins:
- the LOC100801197 gene encoding FKBP-like peptidyl-prolyl cis-trans isomerase family protein: MGKDSKPKESGGKGKGKQAASGSDENASKGKGKGGKGGDGLGTCTYVKARHILCEKQGKINEAYKKLQDGWLGNGDKVPPAEFAKVAQEYSECPSGKKGGDLGWFPRGKMAGPFQEVAFNTPVGATSAPFKSTHGYHIILSEGRKN; the protein is encoded by the exons ATGGGAAAAGACTCAAAGCCAAAGGAGTCCGGAGGCAAGGGAAAGGGGAAACAGGCTGCAAGTGGAAGTGATGAGAATGCTtctaagggaaaaggaaaaggtgGGAAAGGTGGAGATGGGCTTGGTACTTGCACCTATGTCAAAG CTAGGCATATCCTATGTGAGAAACAAGGTAAGATCAATGAAGCCTACAAGAAGCTGCAGGATGGTTGGCTTGGCAATGGAGACAAGGTCCCACCAGCTGAGTTTGCAAAG GTAGCACAAGAGTATTCAGAATGTCCATCAGGAAAGAAGGGTGGAGACCTTGGATGGTTTCCCCGAGGAAAGATGGCTGGGCCATTTCAGGAAGTTGCCTTCAACACACCTGTTGGAGCTACTAGTGCTCCTTTCAAATCGAC GCATGGCTACCATATTATCTTAAGTGAAGGAAGAAAGAACTGA
- the LOC100775878 gene encoding galactoside 2-alpha-L-fucosyltransferase, with amino-acid sequence MKRHWRNRSHDDDGLPDSDSDTRSSRRFPLTRLMALFFFSIFLFSLTFLLPHPPIQSASTAKTLLQLKQTQQGDVSDSVELQKDKLLGGLLADGFDEQSCLSRYHSATYSKGLSGNPSSYLISRLRKYEALHKKCGPYTESYNKTVKDLRSGHVSESPECKYVVWISYSGLGNRILTLASVFLYALLTDRVLLVDPGVDMGDLFCEPFPHVSWLLPPNFPLNSQFPNFGQKSDQCYGQMLKNKSTTNSMVPSFVYLHLAHDYDDQDKLFFCDEDQAFLQKVPWLVVRTDNYFVPSLFLMPSFEKQLSDLFPNKETVFHFLGRYLFHPTNKVWGLVSRYYQAYLAKVDERVGIQIRVFDTGTGPFQHVLDQILACSLKENLLPDVNRKGDIVNSLAKPKSKAVLMTSLSSGYFDMVRDMFLEHPTVTGEVVGIYQPSHEGHQQTEKKMHNQKAWAEMYLLSLTDMLVTSSWSTFGYVAQGLGGLKPWILYKPENGTAPDPPCQRAMSMEPCFHAPPFYDCKAKRGTDTGALVPHVRHCEDMSWGLKLVDSNSWQ; translated from the exons ATGAAGAGGCACTGGCGTAACAGGAGCCACGACGACGATGGCCTCCCAGATTCGGATTCCGACACGCGCTCCAGCCGGAGATTCCCTCTCACGCGCCTCATGGCactctttttcttctccatcTTCCTCTTCTCCCTCACCTTCCTTCTCCCACACCCTCCCATCCAATCAGCTTCCACAGCAAAGACTCTGCTCCAACTCAAACAAACTCAACAag GTGACGTTTCTGATTCTGTTGAGTTGCAAAAAGATAAACTACTTGGTGGCCTTTTAGCAGATGGATTTGATGAACAATCTTGTCTCAGCAGGTATCATTCGGCCACATATAGCAAAGGACTATCGGGAAATCCTTCATCTTACCTCATTTCTAGATTGAGAAAATATGAAGCTCTCCACAAAAAATGTGGACCTTACACTGAATCCTATAACAAAACGGTGAAAGATCTCAGGTCAGGACATGTAAGTGAGTCCCCAGAATGTAAATATGTGGTATGGATTTCATATAGTGGGTTAGGGAATAGGATATTGACCTTAGCTTCTGTGTTTCTATACGCTCTCCTCACGGATCGTGTTCTATTGGTTGATCCTGGAGTTGACATGGGGGATCTTTTTTGCGAACCGTTTCCACATGTTTCCTGGCTTCTCCCTCCTAATTTCCCTCTCAACAGTCAATTTCCCAATTTTGGTCAGAAATCTGATCAGTGTTATGGGCAAatgctaaaaaataaatcaaccaCAAACTCCATGGTACCCTCTTTTGTCTACCTTCATCTAGCACATGACTATGATGATCAGGACAAACTTTTCTTCTGTGATGAAGACCAAGCTTTTCTTCAGAAAGTTCCATGGTTAGTGGTAAGGACAGATAACTATTTTGTCCCATCTCTATTCTTGATGCCATCTTTTGAGAAGCAACTAAGTGATCTCTTCCCAAACAAGGAAACAGTTTTTCATTTCTTGGGTAGATATCTGTTCCACCCCACCAACAAAGTATGGGGACTTGTTAGCAGATATTATCAAGCTTATTTAGCTAAGGTTGATGAAAGAGTAGGCATCCAGATAAGAGTTTTTGACACTGGAACTGGTCCATTTCAACATGTGTTGGATCAGATCTTAGCTTGCTCTTTGAAGGAGAATCTTTTGCCTGATGTTAACCGAAAGGGGGATATTGTCAATTCATTGGCAAAGCCGAAGTCAAAAGCTGTGCTGATGACTTCCTTGAGCTCTGGTTATTTTGACATGGTGAGAGACATGTTTTTGGAACATCCTACTGTGACAGGAGAAGTTGTTGGCATTTACCAGCCAAGCCATGAAGGGCATCAAcaaacagagaagaagatgcacaACCAAAAAGCTTGGGCCGAAAtgtacctcttgagcttgaccGACATGTTGGTCACGAGCTCATGGTCTACTTTCGGCTACGTAGCTCAGGGGCTTGGAGGGTTGAAACCGTGGATACTGTACAAGCCCGAGAATGGAACAGCTCCTGATCCTCCTTGTCAACGTGCCATGTCGATGGAGCCGTGCTTCCATGCTCCTCCCTTCTATGATTGCAAAGCTAAGAGAGGAACTGATACTGGTGCACTTGTTCCACATGTAAGGCACTGTGAGGATATGAGCTGGGGTCTTAAGCTTGTAGACAGTAATAGTTGGCAATAA